One Pirellulales bacterium genomic window carries:
- a CDS encoding sigma-70 family RNA polymerase sigma factor, whose translation MHQDDDFPLLLRRIRAGDDEAAELLVRRYEPLIRREVRLRIEDERLNRAFDSLDVSQSVLASFFVRAAIGEYDLDCADQLVRLLVAMARNKLASRARQERRLRRDVRRVAVVSPAVLSQVADPCPSASEMFSRRELLERMRGALADEERRIADLRGEGLSWDEVADRLGGSGQARRMQLSRGIERVGRELGLED comes from the coding sequence ATGCACCAGGACGATGACTTCCCGTTGCTGCTGCGCAGAATCCGGGCCGGCGATGACGAGGCGGCAGAACTGCTTGTCCGCCGCTACGAGCCGCTGATTCGCCGCGAGGTGCGTCTGCGGATCGAAGACGAGCGACTCAACCGTGCCTTCGATTCTCTGGACGTCTCGCAATCGGTGCTAGCTAGCTTTTTCGTCCGGGCCGCGATCGGCGAGTACGATCTGGATTGTGCCGACCAACTCGTCCGCCTGCTGGTCGCAATGGCCCGCAACAAGCTCGCATCGCGGGCCCGCCAGGAGCGGCGACTGCGCCGCGATGTGCGCCGCGTGGCCGTGGTTTCGCCCGCCGTTCTGTCGCAGGTTGCCGATCCCTGTCCTTCGGCCAGCGAGATGTTTTCGCGACGCGAATTGCTGGAGCGCATGCGCGGCGCCCTGGCTGACGAAGAGCGGCGGATCGCGGACTTGCGCGGCGAAGGACTGAGCTGGGACGAGGTCGCCGACCGGCTCGGGGGTTCCGGGCAGGCGCGACGCATGCAACTCTCACGCGGTATCGAACGTGTGGGACGAGAACTTGGCCTGGAGGATTGA